One part of the Oceanihabitans sp. IOP_32 genome encodes these proteins:
- a CDS encoding M48 family metallopeptidase, whose protein sequence is MTANTLFYIIIAIIVINFIVDKILDALNAKHFNDELPENLKDVYDTDEYKKSQNYKATNYKFGLLTSSFSILLTLGFLIFDGFEFVDNIARSYSDNAIIIALIFFGIIMIGSDIISTPFSYYSTFVIEEKFGFNKTTIKTFFLDKIKGWLMMALIGGGILALIIWFYEFTGHHFWLYAWALVTVFTVFMNMFYSKLIVPLFNKQTPLEAGTLREKISAYAKTVGFKLDKIFVIDGSKRSTKANAYFSGFGSEKRVTLYDTLINDLDDEEIVAVLAHEVGHYKKRHIIFNLFASILLTGLTLYILSLFISNPLLSLALGVEIPSFHIGLIAFGMLYSPISEITGLIMNVFSRKFEYQADNYAKNTYKAEPLITSLKKLSKNSLSNLTPHPAYVFMHYSHPTLLERIENLRG, encoded by the coding sequence ATGACAGCAAATACTTTATTTTATATCATCATCGCCATAATAGTTATCAATTTTATAGTTGATAAGATTCTCGATGCCTTAAATGCCAAACATTTTAATGACGAACTTCCAGAAAATCTAAAAGATGTTTATGATACTGATGAATATAAGAAATCGCAAAATTACAAGGCGACTAATTATAAATTTGGATTACTGACCTCCTCCTTTTCAATACTTCTAACCTTAGGTTTTTTGATTTTTGATGGCTTTGAATTTGTTGACAATATCGCCAGAAGTTACAGCGACAACGCCATTATTATTGCTTTAATTTTCTTCGGAATTATTATGATTGGCAGCGATATTATCTCCACACCTTTTTCTTATTACAGCACTTTTGTTATTGAAGAAAAATTTGGCTTTAATAAAACCACGATTAAAACATTTTTTCTTGATAAAATAAAAGGCTGGCTCATGATGGCGCTAATTGGTGGTGGTATTTTAGCCTTAATTATTTGGTTTTACGAGTTTACTGGACATCATTTTTGGCTTTACGCTTGGGCATTAGTCACTGTATTTACCGTGTTTATGAATATGTTTTACTCCAAATTAATCGTGCCTCTTTTTAATAAACAAACCCCTTTAGAAGCGGGGACGCTGCGTGAAAAAATTTCGGCTTATGCGAAAACCGTTGGCTTTAAATTGGATAAGATTTTTGTCATTGACGGCTCTAAAAGAAGTACAAAAGCCAATGCTTATTTTTCTGGTTTTGGAAGTGAAAAACGCGTCACACTTTACGATACGTTAATTAACGATCTGGATGATGAGGAAATTGTTGCTGTACTGGCACACGAGGTCGGACATTATAAAAAGAGACATATCATATTCAATTTATTTGCTTCTATTTTATTAACAGGATTAACGCTTTATATTTTATCTTTATTTATTTCGAATCCATTATTATCGCTTGCCTTGGGCGTTGAGATTCCCAGTTTTCATATTGGTTTAATTGCTTTTGGAATGCTCTACTCGCCTATTTCTGAAATTACGGGTTTAATTATGAATGTGTTTTCTAGAAAATTTGAATACCAAGCCGATAATTATGCCAAAAACACCTATAAAGCTGAGCCATTAATTACATCGCTTAAAAAATTATCCAAAAACAGTTTAAGTAATTTAACACCACATCCAGCCTATGTTTTTATGCATTATTCGCATCCTACGCTGTTGGAGCGGATTGAGAATTTAAGAGGATGA
- a CDS encoding DEAD/DEAH box helicase, with protein sequence MSTFQELGLNDHLLQAITDLGFTKPSEVQEKAIPILLESETDLVALAQTGTGKTAAFGFPMLEKIDVDSRTTQGLILSPTRELCLQITNEMKNYGKYCKGLNVVAIYGGSSITDQAREVKRGAQIIVATPGRMKDMISRRLVDISKIEYAVLDEADEMLNMGFKEDITDILSHTPEDKSTWLFSATMPKEVATISKKFMKNPQEITVGNKNESTSQVTHEYYLVNARDRYQALKRLSDANPDIFSVVFCRTKRDTQKVAEQLIEDGYNAGALHGDLSQNQRDLVMKSFRNKQIQTLVATDVAARGIDVDNITHVIHYQLPDEPEVYTHRSGRTGRAGRTGVSMAIVSKSEVRKIKSIERVIKKKFEKKEIPDGADICEIQLMSLANKIHNTEINPEINKHLDSINELFADTDKDELIKKFFSVEFTRFYNYYNKSKNLNIAESSFDRDGGRDFGGKSNSTRYFINVGAKDGFDWMKLKDFLKEVLELGRDDVFKVEVKDSFSFFNTENELKDKVLAFFTDYKHDGRFVNVEVSENRGGGRRRDFKRSGGKGNDRRSSGRRDDKRTNSGSRSDRRSGSSSYAKPRRSDSGSGPSVPRRSRR encoded by the coding sequence ATGAGCACATTCCAAGAATTAGGTCTTAACGACCATTTATTACAAGCCATTACAGATTTAGGTTTTACGAAACCGAGTGAAGTACAAGAAAAAGCCATCCCAATTTTATTAGAATCGGAAACCGATTTAGTAGCATTAGCCCAAACAGGAACCGGTAAAACAGCTGCTTTCGGATTTCCAATGCTAGAGAAAATAGATGTGGATAGTCGAACCACCCAAGGTTTAATTTTAAGTCCGACACGCGAACTTTGTTTACAAATTACCAACGAAATGAAAAATTACGGTAAATACTGTAAAGGTTTAAACGTCGTGGCCATTTATGGTGGTTCTAGCATTACAGACCAAGCACGCGAGGTAAAACGTGGCGCCCAAATTATTGTGGCGACTCCTGGCCGTATGAAAGACATGATTAGCAGACGTTTGGTTGATATCAGCAAAATTGAATATGCGGTATTAGACGAGGCCGACGAGATGTTAAACATGGGCTTTAAAGAAGATATTACCGATATTTTATCGCACACGCCAGAGGACAAAAGCACATGGTTATTCTCTGCAACAATGCCAAAAGAAGTGGCTACGATTTCTAAAAAATTCATGAAAAATCCTCAGGAAATTACTGTTGGAAATAAAAATGAAAGTACTAGCCAAGTGACTCACGAATACTATCTGGTGAATGCTAGAGATAGATATCAAGCGTTAAAGCGCTTATCGGATGCTAATCCAGATATTTTTTCTGTGGTATTTTGTCGTACCAAACGTGACACCCAAAAGGTGGCAGAACAACTTATTGAAGACGGTTATAATGCTGGCGCATTGCATGGTGATTTAAGCCAGAATCAGCGTGATTTGGTAATGAAATCGTTTAGAAACAAACAAATTCAAACCCTAGTGGCAACCGATGTTGCGGCGCGTGGTATTGATGTCGATAATATTACACACGTAATACATTACCAATTGCCCGACGAGCCCGAAGTCTATACTCACCGCTCAGGTAGAACAGGTCGTGCCGGAAGAACGGGTGTCTCCATGGCGATAGTTTCTAAAAGTGAAGTGCGTAAAATTAAAAGTATTGAACGCGTAATAAAAAAGAAATTCGAGAAAAAAGAAATTCCAGATGGCGCAGATATTTGTGAAATACAACTCATGTCGCTCGCTAATAAAATTCATAATACAGAAATAAATCCTGAAATTAATAAACACTTAGACAGTATTAACGAATTATTTGCTGATACAGACAAAGACGAGTTAATTAAAAAATTCTTTTCAGTAGAATTTACGCGCTTTTATAATTACTATAATAAATCTAAAAACTTAAACATAGCCGAAAGCTCTTTTGATAGAGATGGTGGTAGAGATTTTGGTGGAAAATCTAATTCTACACGTTACTTTATAAACGTAGGTGCTAAAGATGGTTTCGATTGGATGAAGCTTAAAGATTTCTTAAAAGAAGTTTTAGAACTGGGTAGAGACGATGTGTTTAAAGTTGAAGTAAAAGATAGCTTCTCCTTTTTTAATACTGAAAATGAATTAAAAGATAAGGTACTTGCTTTCTTTACAGATTATAAACACGATGGTCGTTTTGTAAATGTAGAAGTATCTGAAAACCGTGGAGGCGGAAGACGACGCGATTTTAAACGCAGCGGCGGAAAAGGTAATGATCGACGCAGTAGCGGAAGACGTGATGACAAACGAACAAACTCAGGAAGCCGAAGCGACAGACGCAGTGGGAGCTCATCTTATGCTAAACCAAGACGCTCAGACTCTGGTTCTGGACCCTCTGTACCACGACG